The genome window TCTATTtcagtttatttacttatttttctattcacTTTCCAATCTAGTCAGATAGGTTGCTTCGTTCTACTAGACATTACTTATTCTTACATCAAAATATTTGTACATCTTCTGATCACATTCTCAAGTGTGATCATGCTTTATCTCAATGTATAATAATTAAATCCATTGATTAAAGGCCAGCATATGTTCAAGATTCTCTAAAAAACATTCCCATGACTATTTCATATAACAAGAATTAGTCCAACCATTAAATGCCTATAGAATATACTGCTTTCTTCGTATCCTTGGTATTTACCCCATATGATTTCATATTATCTTCCAACTATTATCTAAATGAGTTCTCATTCCCAATTTGACTTTAAATGACCTTAAGATTGGAGTTGCACTCTTCACATAATTCAGTAAGTATAGTGTAGCTCTGTTTGAACATAGAAGACAcatagtaaattttatttaaacaagtAAATTATAGTTTAGAGATTCCTACTACAGCATATGCTTGATAACACCTGCCATGACATAAAACTCACCAGTAATCCAGGATCCGTTTTAACTTCTAATATGCAAAAAGTTTTGGGGGTTACACTTCCCACTATGTCTAATTTAGAACCAAAAAGTAGGTGCCACTAAATGTGAAAGGAGGAGAGGTGCATCATTCcatacagaatattcattctagtatttatccatttcctcaatcCACAATGGCTTGGATTTCCATTTATCTGTATGGAAGATCACCCTCTCTAGTCATAAAGTTAATCCACCAGCTACCCCTGAAGAACCAAAAGACATTTAACTGCTCAAATTAAGTGCATCCCACTTCCAACCTCCCCCAAAATTCTTTTAAGACATATAATTTCTCTATTCTTCCTTCGGAGTCTGAAACTTCTTGGACTCTCACTTTATACAATGACTCCCCATCAGTTAGACTTTAATTCTTGTAATATTCTTCTTGCTTCTTCACTTAGACTTCTGTATTCCCACCTTTTCTCAACTCTCCTTTAAGCACTGCATCTAAGGGCTCTGAGTATCTGTGCCTCTTCCTTCTGAATATAAGGAAAACTTCAGTTAAACAACTTTTAAAGACAATGCCCCAGCTCCAGCTCAgttattttgatgaaaataaattCAGAGTTCATTTTTACACACTGTGTGATCTTCTACCATAAACTAGTACCCTCAGCAAGGGTTAACATGTGAGTTTGGCAGTACAGTCCTTCTCAGTCTCTCCCTCTTGGGCATAGGTAGGGAACAGATGAATTAACTACGAAATGTGAAAAACCTGGCTGAGAGGCATCTGCCTGGCACCAGAGTTATTTATTGCGACAGAAATAGAGAGTTATAGATGGAAGGTGCTAGAGGGAGGTCATCAAAATATTCCCATGAGATGGTGGTTTTAATATGCTGCACATGAGATGCCACAAACACTAATTACCTGGAACAAAGGCCATACTAAACGTGTTTTTCTCAATACTCCAGAGTCTTTATAATTAATCACACATTAAAGCAGGAAACCAGCTTTATCTCAACTGTCTATCACAAACATGTGATGAGCTGTCTTTCAGAAATGATTGTTCCTAATAGATAACCCTTTAGTACCTGAACTTGATTTGTATCCTTTTTGAGGTGAATCATTTCCAAAATCATTTTGAAAGAAGATATTATACTTTCTTTCTGAGAAGCTGAGAGTTGAAAACTATGTCTGTCAATTGTTATGAATGTCTGTTACTATGGCATTGTTTCACAGCATTGCAAAGCTTCAAATTGTTTTAGTGGTATTGGGCATTTTCTGTTAGCCTAAGTGTGGCGTCATAAAAAGTTTTtagtttctcctcttttctttctgtagtgCTGTTGGTTGtaacttttcccttttcttttcaagGTTCTTGCTATTCCCATGGTTGTAACTTTCCCCCCTCTCTTTTCaaagttttatcatttatttactattttagcCCAAATGCCTATGACAGTGTCTAGTATATAGAAGGCattcaacatatacttgattGGTAAAGAAGGAAGGAGTGGGGACTTCCACTTTTGGAGAAAATGATTTACCTTCCCATACAGGACAccaaaaataattaggaaaaaaatgtatgaagCTGCTGTTTCCAAGACAGTAAATAACTGGCAACAAAGGACTATAATCCCTGAGACACAGGGAAACAAACAACATAAGACCTATAATTGCTGTAGCTCACTACTTTTAGAAACTTCCTAGGCCACAGAAAAGGGAGGTGTAATCCAGACAGAGCTTGTGGACTTTTTGAAGTGGAGAATTATTGCTGAGAATCCAAAGAGACCAAAGTATCTAGAGTTTATGGGATGGGAGAAGAGACAGCAGCACAAAGAAAGAGACTCGGAGATCAGCATAAGGGCTCCTGAAATATTCATCAGGTTATGGATTGTTGCACATATGTAGAAAACTGCCTGGGGCCAAACATGCATCTCAAGTATAAGGGGAAACAGGCCCAGTGCTCGGCATGGCTGGGAAAAATGCCTCTTGTTAGCCAGGCAGGAATGTCACATAGTTCATATGCATCAGGCAGAGTTCATACAAAACTAAGTTCCTATTAATGGAGACTAATTAGTAATTAGATGAGACTAGTTGTTCTCttataaatcttaaaatcaaGACCTTAAGGATGAAACTATTTCCAGGTAATTTAAATGCAACATAAGAACAAAGGTTAATAATATTTAAGGGGTGGGTGAATATGGAAAGTGGAGAGGTTGGTCACAGTGTACAAAGGTTTAtttagacagaaaaaataagttatattgatagttaatgataatgtattgtatatttcataaTTGCTGAAAGAAcatgaaggaagggagggagggagggaggaaggaaggaaggaaggaaagaaggaggaaaggaaggaaatattttcaGGTACATACATAATtgcttttagaaataatttatgtgtatgtatgtctaTAAGCTACTCCCTCAGTAttcacaggggattggttccacaACCTTCCTTGGGTACTGAAATCCATGGATGCCCAAATCCCTTGTATAAAATGATATAGTGTCTCTTTATAACCTACAAACATCCTTCTGTATAATTTAAATCTCTAGATCACTTATAATACCTAAAACAATGCAAATGCGCTCTAGATAATTGTTACACTGCATTTCTTAGTGAATGATGCCAAGAAAAAGATGTTTGTACATGTTCAGTGGGAGCACTGCCTTCcttttattgttgaatattttctttccacAGTTGGTttaatccacagatgcagaactcACAGGTAGAGAGGGACaactttgtatgtatgtatatacacatgtgcacacacacacccctcacaaTTGTAATGTTCCAATGCCCTACTCTGGTCCATTGGTGATTTCTGCTCCCCAACCCCATACACACCAGCACATATGCCTACAttgctgtagagctagggctagggtctggagctcacagacccctccagcccattcacaaacccttcacacacatgTTATGAGCTAGGTtactggaaaaaaggtccttggagccttggttgaagaaggaatagtctttattcagcacacacaatactatgagctaggcagtgcaCAGAGAAACTccgaaactcaactgctactggcaaagtccaaagagaaactcagaaactgagcagctgctggcagagtaaacatgttctatttttacaTTTGAGCTCTGCCgcccagctctgcttcacaaactcaagaacacacagtagcaattaactaaaaagatacattggtgcacttGTGTACTAACTCCACTCACACCCaatttgtttacaagaaatgttgcaGGAGCCTGACtaagttattctatttttcccacaataatcttttgcatttttttccagtttatattCATGGAGTTTGCACTGAGTCATTCTTACTTTACAGAGAAGGAATATAAGGACCAGGGAGGTTAAGTACcttattaataaattatagtaGAGGACTATTAACCTAGGCAGTGTGCCTTCAGAACCAGCCTTTACATCCATTATGTTCCAGCTTCTTAGGTTTGTTGTGTCCCTGTAGCTACACCCAGTTCTCATTTTTGTTTATGGCATGAATTAGAAATCTTAATTTATAGacttaaatattttcaagtgGTTTACCAACTTCGTGATAAACTAAGTTAGTGTATTTATCAGAGTTAAAAATGTTCAACTGCATCTCAAAGAATAgcaaaattcctcattttcctatTTGCAATTATATAGTACTATTCTCAACTCGATCGCTGATGATGGAAGTATAAGTATTGGTGACTGGCAGCTCCCCTGAAATAATCTCCCATTTAAGGGCATATCATTTTCACTGAGTTAAGAAGGTTTGTAATTATGTTACACACTATTGCTATGAATATATTCAGTCAAATCAAAGTTGAATCCCTATATCATTACATTTTCCACAGGAAACTTTCATCATGCTGAAAGAGAAAACCACCTGATGCTTCCTTGGATCATTAAAACCACCCCATGCTGAATTTTCTGTAGTTATGTCTACTATCCaagtgaaggaagtgctttttacaagggtatagggaaaatacagccaaaaagtcaagttaagaaacaaggggaacagagtcaaacaggatatctgtggttatgcacctgggccccggcccgaggcaaagggcggatagttcccagaaatagacaagtcagttaaagtttcaagagtgcccctcagctgtttcaaggactcccacttgaccgaagttcacccctggcttgatttaaactaaccaattaccttgcttctcgcttctgtacccgcgctttttgctataaaaaggacccaggagctctactcggcgcgccagtctttcgaaagactgagtcgcccgggtacctgtgtgttcaataaacctcttgtttttgcatccgaagccgtggtctcgctgttccttgggagggtctccctgaactgactgactacccactgcgggagtctttcatttgggggctcgtccgggatcggagacccccacccagggaccaccgacccaccaacgggaggtaagctggccagcagtcgttctgtgtctcgtttctgtgtctcgtctctgtgtctgactcagtgatttcgactgtcttttctgagcgcgcgcattttggtttcagtttgttccgggttagtcgctctgggagcgaagtgcgggtagcgaacagacgtgttcgggggctcgccacccggcaatcctgggagacgtcccaggatcaggggaggaccagggacgcctggtggaccccttggcagaggattattgtgttttggtctcaccgcgtctcgggaggcgcgctctgccatcggactctttcttctatttctacggcactcggtctcgtcgccgtttctggtttctttttgtcttagttgtgataggtctttgcgtcgtcgttcccctattggaaattttcgagatggggcaaagtgcccttacgcccctctcccttactctagatcattggaaagatgtcaaagccagggctcacaatctgtccatggagatcaaaaaaggaaaatggcagactttctgttcgtctgagtggcccacattcggcgtaggttggccgccagagggaacctttgatcttactgtcatttttgcagttaaaaagattgtttttcaggagaccggaggacacccggaccaggttgcctatgtcgtggtatggcaagacctcgcccagaatccccctccctgggtgccaccctccagcaaagtcgctgttgtttcgggatcagaaaatactcaaaggccacctacaaggaagccttccgcccctccccaaccccccgtcctcccgacaccagacgactcgctccttctctctgagcccccgccctacccggcggccctgccgcctcctctggcccctcaggcgatcggaccggtgccgggccaggcgcccgatagttccgatcctgagggaccagccgctaggaccaggagtcgccgtgcccgcagtccggcagacgactcaggtcctgactccactgtgattttacccctccgagccataggacccccagccgagcccaacggcctagttcctctacaatattggcctttttcctcagcagatctttataattggaaatctaaccatccttctttttctgaaaaaccagcaggactcacgggacttcttgagtcccttatgttctctcaccagcccacttgggacgattgccaacagctactccagatcctcttcaccactgaagagcgagaaaggattcttctggaggcccgcaagaacgttctcggggacaacggggcccctacacaactcgagaacctcattaatgaggccttccccctcaatcgacctcaatgggattacaacacggccgaaggtagggagcgtcttctggtctaccgccggactctagtggcaggtctcaaaggggcagcccggcgccccaccaatttggctaaggtaagagaggtcttgcagggaccggtagaacccccctcggttttcttggaacgcctgatggaggcatataggagatacactccgtttgacccctcttctgagggacagcaggcggcagttgccatggcctttatcggccagtcagccccagatatcaagaaaaagttacaaagactagaggggctccaagacttttccttacaagacttagtaaaggaggcagaaaaggtgtaccacaagagagaaacagaagaagaaagacaggaaagagaaaaaaaagagacagaagagagagagagacggcgtgataaacgccaagaaaaaaatttaactaggattttggccacagtagtaagtgataaagggtttacagataagcagaaagggaccctgagcaaccgggcaagaccgacacctagggacaaaaggcctcctctcgacagggaccagtgcgcctactgcaaagagaaaggccactgggcaagggaatgcccccgaaaaaagaaaaacgacaaaaaagctagggttctatccctagacgactaggggagtcaaggttcggaccccctccccgaacctagggtaacattgacagtggaggggacccccatcgagtttctggtcgataccggggctgaacattcggtactgacccaacccatggggaaggtagggtccaggcggacagtcgtagtaggagcgaccggcagcaaagtctacccctggaccacacagagacttttaagggtcggacataagcaagtgacccattcctttttggtcatacctgagtgccctactcctctgttgggccgggaaccggagggccgacgaggctgcaaaacaagccgccctgtcggtcagggtgctagcagaaactataaagcttcaagagccaatcgagcctgctcaagctaggaccaagccaagagagctcactcctgaccagggaaaagaattcattcagcggttacatcagctaacacacttaggaccagaaaagctccttcaactaacgagccgcaccagcctctccatcccgaatctccggtccaccgttcaagaagtcgccaatcggtgtccggcttgtgccatgactaatgcgactaccacctaccgagagaccggaaaaagacaacggggagatcgacccggcgtatactgggaagtagactttacagaggtaaagcctggccggtatgggaacaggtatctgctagtatttgtagatactttctctggatgggtagaagcttttcctaccaaaactgaaacggccctgactgtatgtaaaaagatactagaagaaatcctgccccgtttcgggatccctaaggtgatcgggtcagataatggcccagcctttgttgctcaggtaagccagggactggccacacaactggggataaattggaagttacattgtgcgtataggccccagagctcaggtcaagtagagagaatgaatagaaccatcaaagagaccttaactaaattggccttagagaccggtggaaaagactgggtggccctccttcccttagcgctgttcagagccaggaatacccctggccagtacggtctaactccctatgaaatcctctacgggggacccccccccatacttgagttgggagaaacactgggtcccgatgataattttctccctgtcttatttacccatttaaaggctctagaagttgtgaagacccagatttgggaccagatcaaagaggcatatcagcccggtaccatagctgtcccccacccgttccaggtcggagaccgagtgctggtcagacgccatcgacccagcaaccttgagcctcggtggaaaggcccgtatctggtattgctgaccaccccgaccgcagtaaaagttgatggcattgcagcctgggtacatgcttctcacctcaagcctgcgccaccctccgtaccagatgaatcctgggagctggagaggactgataatcctcttaagttgcgcattcggcggcggcggagcaagcctaccaagtaataaccctaaccagcccaacaccctcacctggcaggtactgtcccaaactggaaaggttgtctggttcaagacagaagtccaccccctttggacttggtggccctcccttacccctgatatatgtgccctggcggcgggtctcgaggcttgggatattccagaaattgatgcaccggcctctaaaagagtcaggcctcctgactcaaactatgaaaatgcttataaccagatcaaataactccccttggttgaccaccctactgtcaaccatcgccgggcccctattactcctccttctgttgttcacccttgggccctacgtcatcaatagactagtccaattcatcaatgatagggtaagtgcagttaagattctggtccttaggcaaaaataccaaaccttaaatggcgaagataacttttaattccgctctaagattagagcgatccacaagagaaatgggggaatgaaggaagtgctttttacaagggtatagggaaaatacagccaaaaagtcaagttaagaaacaaggggaacagagtcaaacaggatatctgtggttatgcacctgggccccggcccgaggcaaagggcggatagttcccagaaatagacaagtcagttaaagtttcaagagtgcccctcagctgtttcaaggactcccacttgaccgaagttcacccctggcttgatttaaactaaccaattaccttgcttctcgcttctgtacccgcgctttttgctataaaaaggacccaggagctctactcggcgcgccagtctttcgaaagactgagtcgcccgggtacctgtgtgttcaataaacctcttgtttttgcatccgaagccgtggtctcgctgttccttgggagggtctccctgaactgactgactacccactgcgggagtctttcacaagtataataaaaacacaaacaaaatgcaaaaaactGGTGTCTTTGACTCGCTCattaccttgtttttttttttgtagctttaGTGAGACCCACTAAAGATCTCAGTTAAGGTCCAGCTTTGGCTATTTGGCTATTGGATCGTGACCTTAAGGTCATTATGCTTCTCATCTAGGCACTCTTTCCCTGATGGCATTGAACACTGCTTTTTTCTCAATGGTATCTATCATGCTTTCTGAGGGAAATTGATCCACACAATTTTGCTAAATtattaccaagaaaaaaagatatgtcagtatttcaaaattatctttcctttttttggtccaTCATTTTGGAAGTTAAACACACCCAGACTTTCATTGAAAAGTCTCCATGGacttttgaaatttaataaaaatcatcTGTGATGGCCTCCATTCTGCCAGAGACGACACTCTGCTGTGTTCTATTCATTATCCAAAATACATTAATCCTAATGACAGAAAAATCTTTGAAGGGACTTTTGGACTCACTTATCAAGTAGGTAAATCTTTGGAGATTCAGAGATTTCTTCATCTCTAATTAGACCTTAATCTGGCTTCTCAATAGCCTTATTCTATTTCCGAAAGTATTTAATGCCAGCAGGGCAGTAGCCAAGCAGATTACACCAATGCATTTGGCCTTATGTACATAAGAATTATCTATCAATTTTCGCCTTTTCAAGATGAGATATATACCATTAGAATTACTTTATATTATTTCACCTATCTTACAGATattcctgtgattttctttttataatctaTAATCATATCTAAGTCCTTATaatattatgtaaatttttatcTATTAACTAATAAGAAagtacttttttaattttaactttttaaaaattttaacatttacttgtacatttttgtggggtacagtgatttgtttcaacacatgcacaTACTAGACAATGATTTACTTAGAGTAGATAACATAATTTTATACCTGATAGTACATCACTTCTCCCCATGACTCCCCTCCCTACTTGGCCTCTGGTAATTACTTTACTACCTCTGTGACAAccagttttgtgttttttatttttttatttcattattttttttaaagattttacatatgagtgagatcatgcagtattaaATTTCTGAGCCTGACTGACTTCACTTACTATTATCAGGCTTTATATTTACTTGATTTCATTGCTTCccgaaattattttttattttttattagcagtaggaaaaaaataagaagaaaataaacaaatgtacacTAACTAAAGAATATGTAGATGTGGCATATGCATAAAATGGCATACTTttcagcaataataaaaaaataaaaagctgaataatgctgcagtggat of Cynocephalus volans isolate mCynVol1 chromosome 4, mCynVol1.pri, whole genome shotgun sequence contains these proteins:
- the LOC134376791 gene encoding RNA-binding protein 25-like — protein: MGQSALTPLSLTLDHWKDVKARAHNLSMEIKKGKWQTFCSSEWPTFGVGWPPEGTFDLTVIFAVKKIVFQETGGHPDQVAYVVVWQDLAQNPPPWVPPSSKVAVVSGSENTQRPPTRKPSAPPQPPVLPTPDDSLLLSEPPPYPAALPPPLAPQAIGPVPGQAPDSSDPEGPAARTRSRRARSPADDSGPDSTVILPLRAIGPPAEPNGLVPLQYWPFSSADLYNWKSNHPSFSEKPAGLTGLLESLMFSHQPTWDDCQQLLQILFTTEERERILLEARKNVLGDNGAPTQLENLINEAFPLNRPQWDYNTAEGRERLLVYRRTLVAGLKGAARRPTNLAKVREVLQGPVEPPSVFLERLMEAYRRYTPFDPSSEGQQAAVAMAFIGQSAPDIKKKLQRLEGLQDFSLQDLVKEAEKVYHKRETEEERQEREKKETEERERRRDKRQEKNLTRILATVVSDKGFTDKQKGTLSNRARPTPRDKRPPLDRDQCAYCKEKGHWARECPRKKKNDKKARVLSLDD